One genomic window of Roseobacter ponti includes the following:
- a CDS encoding outer membrane protein assembly factor BamD: MGMIRSRHGVIGALLVGVALGGCAEDSGRTTGSFFNPQEIPLETYSAEQIFERGEFELSRSQPDEAAFYFSEIERLYPYSDWARRALIMQAFAYHSDEDYPNSRSAAQRFIDFYPDDDDAAYAQYLLALSYYDQIDEVGRDQGLTFQALQSLREVIERYPESDYSRSAILKFDLAFDHLAAKEMEIGRYYLRREHYSAAINRFRVVVEDFQTTTQTPEALHRLVEAYLSLGLTDQARTAGAILGYNYRSTSWYEDSYALLTGQGLTLEAAGDGWLRQVYRQTVKGNWL, encoded by the coding sequence ATGGGAATGATCAGATCGCGTCACGGAGTGATCGGCGCGCTGCTCGTTGGTGTGGCACTTGGCGGCTGTGCCGAAGACAGCGGCCGGACGACCGGCAGCTTCTTCAATCCGCAGGAAATTCCGCTGGAAACCTATTCTGCTGAGCAGATTTTTGAACGGGGTGAATTTGAACTGAGCCGGTCACAGCCGGATGAGGCCGCGTTTTACTTTTCCGAGATCGAGCGGCTCTATCCCTATTCGGACTGGGCGCGACGGGCACTGATCATGCAGGCCTTTGCCTATCACTCAGATGAAGACTATCCCAACAGCCGGTCCGCAGCGCAGCGTTTCATTGATTTCTATCCCGATGACGACGATGCAGCCTATGCGCAGTACCTTCTTGCGCTGAGTTATTACGACCAGATTGACGAAGTCGGTCGGGATCAGGGGCTCACTTTCCAGGCGCTGCAGTCACTGCGCGAGGTGATCGAACGCTATCCCGAGAGTGATTATTCACGCTCTGCCATTCTGAAGTTTGATCTCGCTTTTGACCATCTTGCGGCTAAGGAAATGGAGATCGGGCGCTATTACCTGCGCCGTGAGCACTATTCCGCTGCGATCAACCGGTTCCGCGTCGTGGTTGAGGACTTTCAGACCACCACCCAGACACCCGAAGCACTGCACCGCCTTGTCGAGGCCTATCTGTCGCTTGGCCTTACCGATCAGGCGCGGACAGCAGGTGCCATTCTGGGGTACAACTATCGCTCGACCTCCTGGTACGAGGACAGCTACGCGCTGCTCACCGGGCAGGGGCTCACGCTGGAAGCGGCCGGTGACGGCTGGCTGCGGCAGGTCTATCGCCAGACCGTAAAAGGGAACTGGCTCTGA
- the lpxC gene encoding UDP-3-O-acyl-N-acetylglucosamine deacetylase, with the protein MQTTIKSPVSFSGPGLHSGQKATLTIRPATAEHGIWFARTDVAVGDRMVPARWDAVLRSPLCTRIENSSGLQVSTVEHVMAALAGCGVHNALVEMDGPEVPILDGSAAPFVRGIMQRGLRDLRAPVRAFEIMKEITVTDGEASATLAPAETLIIDFEIDFEDRAIGHQRKSLVMNNGSFARELCDSRTFCRQADVDAMLSNGLALGGNPGENAVVFDGDDVLSPGGLRHSDEPVRHKMLDALGDLAMAGAPLIGRYTGVRAGHSLTNTLLRKVFATPGAVRMIVCDEDTAARLPGYGLVWDEIPAVA; encoded by the coding sequence GTGCAGACTACCATCAAATCACCGGTCAGTTTTTCGGGTCCCGGATTGCATTCCGGGCAAAAAGCAACGCTGACCATCCGGCCGGCAACCGCCGAGCACGGTATCTGGTTTGCGCGGACCGATGTGGCCGTGGGTGATCGTATGGTGCCTGCGCGCTGGGACGCCGTTCTGCGTTCGCCGCTTTGCACGCGTATCGAAAACAGTTCCGGCCTGCAGGTCTCTACTGTCGAACATGTGATGGCGGCGCTTGCCGGTTGTGGCGTGCACAACGCTCTGGTCGAGATGGACGGTCCCGAAGTGCCGATCCTTGACGGCTCTGCAGCCCCCTTTGTGCGCGGCATTATGCAGCGCGGTCTGCGAGATCTGCGTGCGCCGGTGCGGGCCTTCGAGATCATGAAAGAAATCACCGTGACCGACGGAGAGGCCTCTGCAACGCTGGCCCCGGCGGAAACGCTGATCATCGACTTCGAGATCGATTTTGAAGACCGCGCCATTGGTCATCAGCGCAAATCGCTTGTCATGAATAACGGCAGCTTTGCTCGCGAGCTTTGCGACAGCCGCACATTCTGCCGTCAGGCGGATGTGGATGCAATGCTCTCCAATGGCCTGGCGCTTGGCGGCAATCCCGGCGAGAACGCGGTCGTCTTTGACGGCGACGATGTGCTGAGCCCCGGCGGTCTGCGTCACAGTGACGAACCTGTCCGCCACAAAATGCTGGACGCTCTGGGCGATCTCGCGATGGCGGGTGCGCCGCTGATCGGGCGCTATACCGGTGTACGTGCGGGCCATTCGCTGACCAACACGTTGTTGCGCAAGGTTTTTGCGACACCGGGGGCGGTGCGCATGATCGTCTGTGACGAAGATACAGCAGCGCGTCTTCCGGGTTACGGTCTGGTCTGGGATGAAATTCCCGCAGTTGCCTGA